In the genome of Variovorax sp. PAMC26660, the window CAGCCTGCACTTCGTCCAAGGTGCCCTGCGCCAGCACGGAGCCGTCGCACAACACGGTGACGATCTCGGAGATGGTGCGGATGAAGCTCATGTCGTGCTCCACCACCATCAGCGAATGCTTGCCCTTGAGCGTGAGGAACAGTTCGGCTGTGCGAGCGGTTTCTTCGTCGGTCATGCCGGCCACGGGCTCATCGAGCAGCAGCAGTTTCGGGTCTTGCATCAGCAGCATGCCGATTTCGAGCCACTGCTTCTGGCCATGGCTGAGGTTGCCGGCCATGCGCGACACGCTCTCGGCCAGGTGAATGGTCTCCAGCACTTCGGCCAGACGATCGCTCTGCGCCGAGTCGAGCTTGAACAGCATCGACGCGCGCACACCCTTGTTGGTCTTGAGCGCGAGTTCGAGGTTCTCGAACACCGTCAGATGCTCGAACACCGTCGGCTTCTGGAACTTGCGTCCGATGCCCAGTTGCGCAATGTCGGCCTCGCGATGGCGCAGCAGGTCGATGGTGCTGCCGAAGAACACGGTGCCCGAATCGGGCCGCGTCTTGCCGGTAATGATGTCCATCATCGTCGTCTTGCCTGCGCCGTTCGGGCCGATGATGCAGCGCAGCTCGCCCGGCGCGATGTCGAGCGACAGCTTGTTGATGGCCTTGAATCCGTCGAAGCTCACGCTCACGTCTTCCAGGTACAGGATGCGGCCGTGCGTGATGTCGACCTCGCCCGGCGTGGCGACGCGGCCGAAGCCGGCGGCGCGGCCACCGGACTCGGTGTTGCCGCTGCCATGCACAAGACCGCTCGCGCGCGCTGCACGCTCGGCGCCGGCTTCCATCAGGTCGGGCGTCATGCGCGGGCTCCCTTCGCGTCCACCGGCAACGAGGCCAGTGCATCGGGCTCCACGCCCTGCTCGGTTGCCACGGCGCGTCGTGCCTCCTGCACCGCTTCGGCGGGCGCGGCCTCCTTCTTCTTCTCGCGCGACAACCACTTGCGCACCAACCCCACGATGCCGTTCGGCAGGAACAGCGTGACAGCAATGAACAAGGCGCCCAGGAAGTACAGCCAGTATTCGGGATACGCCACGGTGAGCCAGCTCTTCGCGCCATTGACGATGAAGGCGCCGATGATCGGCCCGATCAGCGTGGCGCGTCCGCCCACCGCGGCCCAGATGGCGATCTCGATGGAGTTGGCCGCGCTCATCTCGCCCGGGTTGATGATGCCGACCTGCGGCACATACAGCGCGCCGGCCACGCCGCACATCACGGCGGAGATCACCCAGATCGTGAGCTTGTAGGGCAGCGGGTTGTAGCCCGAGAACATCACGCGCGTTTCGGCATCGCGAATGGCCTGCAGCACGCGGCCGAACTTGCTGCCGATGAGCCATTTGGCGAACAGGAAGAAGCCCAGCAGCGTGAGACCCGTGAGCGCGAACAGCGTCATCCGCATCTCTTGCGTGGCGATCGGAATGTTCAGGATGCGCTTGAAATCGGTAAAGCCGTTGTTGCCGCCGAAGCCCGTCTCGTTGCGAAAGAACAGCAGCATCGCGGCGAAGGTCATGGCCTGCGTGATGATTGAAAAATACACGCCCTTGATGCGCGAGCGGAACGCGAAGAAGCCGAACACGAAGGCGATGAAGCCGGGCACCGCGACGATCATCACCAGCGTCATCACGAAGCTGTCGCTGAAGGTCCAGTGCCAGGGCAGCGTCTTCCAGTCGAGGAACACCATGAAGTCGGGCAGGTCGCTCTTGTAGTTGCCGTCGCGGCCGATCTGGCGCATGAGGTACATGCCCATCATGTAGCCACCGAGCGCGAAGAACAGGCCGTGGCCCAGCGAGAGGATGCCGGTGTAGCCCCAGATCAGGTCCATGGCCAGTGCACAGATGGCGTAGCACATGATCTTGCCGACCAGCGCCACGGCGTAGTCGCTCATGTGCAGTGGGCTGTCGACCGGCACCACGATGTTCAGCACCGGCGCCACGGCGCACACCACGATCAGCGCGATGAAGAAGGCTGTCCAGCCCTTGCCGCTCAGCAGCGGCCCTTTGGTTGGTAACGTGACCTTGCTCATGCCTCTGCGCTCCGGCCCTTCATCGCGAAGATGCCCTGTGGTCTCTTCTGGATGAAGATGATGATGAAAACCAGCACCGCGATCTTGGCAAGCACGGCGCCCGCCCAGCCTTCGATGAACTTGTTGAGAATGCCCAGCCCCAGCGCCGCATACACGGTGCCCGCCAACTGGCCGACGCCGCCCATCACGACCACCATGAAGCTGTCGACGATGTAGCTCTGGCCCAGGTCCGGGCCGACGTTGCCGATCTGGCTCAGCGCGCAGCCGGCCAGGCCCGCGATGCCGGAGCCGAGCGCAAAGGCGTAGGTGTCAATGCGCGCGGTGTTCACGCCCATGCACGAAGCGATCGGTCGGTTCTGCGTGACGCCGCGCACGAACAGGCCCAGGCGCGTCTTGCCGATGAGCCAGCCCATCGCGAGCAATACGAGCACCGCGAAGATGATGATGCAGATGCGGTTCCACGGCAGCGTGACGTTGCTCAGCATGGTGAAGCCGCCGCTCATCCAGCCGGGGTTTTCCACACCGACGTTCTGCGCGCCGAAGAGCGTGCGCACCAGTTGCTGCAGCATCAGGCTGATGCCCCAGGTGGCGAGCAACGTTTCGAGCGGCCGGCCGTACAGGAAGCGAATCACACCGCGTTCGAGCACCGCGCCCACCAGCGCCGATGCGAGGAAGGACACGGGGATCGCTGCCACCAGATACCAGCCGAACGCCGCCTCGGGCATGTACTTCTGGAAGATGCCCTGCATCACGTAGGTGGCGTAGGCGCCGATCATCATCAGCTCGCCATGCGCCATGTTGATGACGCCCATCAGGCCGTAGGTGATGGCCAGGCCCAGCGCGGCGAGCAGCAGCACCGAGCCCAGGCTGATGCCGCTGAAGATGGCGTTGATGCGGTCGCCCCAGACCAGCGAGCCGTCGATGTGGGCGATGGAAGCCACGATGGCCGCCTTGACGTCCGCCTCGGTTTCATCGGCCAGTCGCTGGTTGAGCAGCAGCTTGGTGTCGGGGTTGCGGTTGTTGCCCAACTCCTTGGCGGCCACGAGGCGCTTGGCCTTGTCGGCGCTGGCGAGCATGCCGGCGGCGCGCACCAATTCGAGCTGCGCCTTGATCTTCGGGTTGGTCTCGGCGGCGAGCGCCTTCTCGACCATGGGGATGCGGGATTCGTCAGGGTCCTTGAAGAGCGCCTGCGCCGCTTCGGCGCGCACCGCGTCGTCCTTGCTTGTGAGCTTGAGCGCGGCTTGCGCGGCATCGAGCGCGCCGCGCATGAGGTTGTTGTTGACGACGTCTTCCGCTGTGTCGGGCACCTTGAGTTCGGCGCCGGTCACGGGGTCGTAGCCCTTGTCGTCCTTCATCACGAAGACCTTGTCTTCGCTGTACTTGACCGCGTCGTCGGACATGGCCTGGATGAAGGCGGCGGTCTTGTCGTCGGCCGTGAGCACGGCCTTGTTGAGCGCGGCGATGCGGGCTTCGGATTCGCCGGAGGCAATGGCCCGGGCTTCGTCGGCGGTCAGCGCGTGGGCGGCCGATGCCATGAGGAGCATGGCGGCGAGTGCGCAGTGAAGGGTTCGTCGAAGCATCATGAGATTCGTGTTGCCCCCTCTCCCCTGGGGGAGAGGGTTGGGGTGAGGGCCGGCGGCCTTCCAAAAGACACGGCGGCCAGATCGACCGCCGCTGCCCTCACCCCTGCCCTCTCCCCAAGGGGAGAGGGAGCAAGAGCCAGGGAGTTGTCGAAAAATTACATCGACTTGCCAGCCGGGTAATCCGGCTTCTTGTCATTGCCTTCGATATACGGGCTCCAA includes:
- the urtD gene encoding urea ABC transporter ATP-binding protein UrtD, coding for MTPDLMEAGAERAARASGLVHGSGNTESGGRAAGFGRVATPGEVDITHGRILYLEDVSVSFDGFKAINKLSLDIAPGELRCIIGPNGAGKTTMMDIITGKTRPDSGTVFFGSTIDLLRHREADIAQLGIGRKFQKPTVFEHLTVFENLELALKTNKGVRASMLFKLDSAQSDRLAEVLETIHLAESVSRMAGNLSHGQKQWLEIGMLLMQDPKLLLLDEPVAGMTDEETARTAELFLTLKGKHSLMVVEHDMSFIRTISEIVTVLCDGSVLAQGTLDEVQADERVIEVYLGR
- the urtC gene encoding urea ABC transporter permease subunit UrtC, whose protein sequence is MSKVTLPTKGPLLSGKGWTAFFIALIVVCAVAPVLNIVVPVDSPLHMSDYAVALVGKIMCYAICALAMDLIWGYTGILSLGHGLFFALGGYMMGMYLMRQIGRDGNYKSDLPDFMVFLDWKTLPWHWTFSDSFVMTLVMIVAVPGFIAFVFGFFAFRSRIKGVYFSIITQAMTFAAMLLFFRNETGFGGNNGFTDFKRILNIPIATQEMRMTLFALTGLTLLGFFLFAKWLIGSKFGRVLQAIRDAETRVMFSGYNPLPYKLTIWVISAVMCGVAGALYVPQVGIINPGEMSAANSIEIAIWAAVGGRATLIGPIIGAFIVNGAKSWLTVAYPEYWLYFLGALFIAVTLFLPNGIVGLVRKWLSREKKKEAAPAEAVQEARRAVATEQGVEPDALASLPVDAKGARA
- the urtB gene encoding urea ABC transporter permease subunit UrtB; the encoded protein is MLLMASAAHALTADEARAIASGESEARIAALNKAVLTADDKTAAFIQAMSDDAVKYSEDKVFVMKDDKGYDPVTGAELKVPDTAEDVVNNNLMRGALDAAQAALKLTSKDDAVRAEAAQALFKDPDESRIPMVEKALAAETNPKIKAQLELVRAAGMLASADKAKRLVAAKELGNNRNPDTKLLLNQRLADETEADVKAAIVASIAHIDGSLVWGDRINAIFSGISLGSVLLLAALGLAITYGLMGVINMAHGELMMIGAYATYVMQGIFQKYMPEAAFGWYLVAAIPVSFLASALVGAVLERGVIRFLYGRPLETLLATWGISLMLQQLVRTLFGAQNVGVENPGWMSGGFTMLSNVTLPWNRICIIIFAVLVLLAMGWLIGKTRLGLFVRGVTQNRPIASCMGVNTARIDTYAFALGSGIAGLAGCALSQIGNVGPDLGQSYIVDSFMVVVMGGVGQLAGTVYAALGLGILNKFIEGWAGAVLAKIAVLVFIIIFIQKRPQGIFAMKGRSAEA